The sequence below is a genomic window from Streptomyces sp. B21-105.
GCGGTCACGATACTGGGCGCATTCATTGAACCGATTCAGTGAAGCGCTCGACCGCGTGGGCAGATGGGGGACGAAGGCCGGACAGCATGCGACATTTCCCTGAGGCAGATCCGGGACGTCCCGACATCCGGTCGCCCCGCAGATATCTCCTGTGGCTGGCACTCGAGCAGCGTGCCCCGGCCCTCGGGGCCCTCGCCTACGGCGTGGTGTGCACGCTGGCCCAGGCGCTGGTCCCGCTCGCCCTTGGCAAGGGCATCGACGAAGGGCTCGTCCACCGCGACGAGCGGGCGCTGCTGTGGTGGGGCTCGGCCATCCTCGCCCTGGGGGTGCTGCAGGCGATCACCGGCACGCTCCGGGACCGCTGTTCGCTGACGAACCGGCTCGGAGCCTCGTACCGGACGATGCAACTGGTCACCGGCAAGGCCGTCGACCTCGGGGTCGAACTGCCCCGGCGTGTCTCGACCGGGTCCGTCGTCAGCGTGGGCACCACCGACCTCACCCGGATCGGCGCCGCGCTCGAGAGCACCGCACGGGGCAGCGGCGCCGTGGTGTCCATCGTCATGGTCGCCGCCCTCATGCTGACCCAGTCCCTGCGACTGGGGCTGATCTGCCTGGTGGGAGTACCGCTCATCGCCTGGGCGGCAGCGCGGCTCGTACGCCTCCTGCACCGCGCCCAGCACGAACTGCGCACCGAGCAGGGCCACCTCGCCGACCTGTCCGTCGACATCGTCAGCGGCCTTCGGGTCCTGCGCGGCATCGGCGGCGAGGACGTCTTCTCCTCCCGCTATCGCGACCAGTCCCAGCGCGTGCGCGCCCTGGGCGTACGGGTGGCGTCCGTCGAGGGCCGGGTCGCCGCGGGACGTCTGCTGCTGCCCGGCCTGCTCACCACCGCCATCGTCTGGCAGGGGGCCGAACTGGTCGCGGGCGGCACGATGAGCGCCGGCGCACTCGTCGCCTTCTACGGGTACGCCGTGTTCCTCGCCGAACAGTTACGCCGCGCCACCGGCATGCTCGATCAGCTGACCCGAGGCGCCGTCTCCGCCGAGCACGTCACCGGGTTCCTCGCACTCGACCGACACCTGCACGACGGCCCGCTCCCCGCCCCCGCGGGGGACGGCACGCTGCACGATCCCGACACCAAGATCACCCTTCCCGGGGGCGGCCTCACCGCGGTGGCCTGCGCCGTCGCCGCCGACGCGCTCCCCATCGCCGAACGGCTCGGCCGCTACACGGAGTCGTCCGGGACGGCCTTGGACGGTGTCCCGCTGCGCGAACTCTCCCTGAACGAAGTCCGCCGGAACATCCTGATCGTCGACCACGGCTCCCGGCTGTTCGCGGGCACCCTGCGCGACCAACTCGACCCGCACGGTACAGCCGCCACCGCCCCCGACCGGCTGCGCCACGCTCTGGACGCCGCCTGCGCGCGCGACGTCGTCGACGCCCTGCCCGACGGCCTGGACCAGCAGATCACCGGAAGCGGCGACTTCTCCGGCGGACAACTCCAACGTCTCGTACTGGTACGGGCGTTGCTCATGGATCCCGAGGTGCTGATCCTGATCGAGCCGACCAGCGCCCTGGACGCACACACGGAGGGCCGTATCGCCGAGCGTCTCGGCGGCTACCGCGCCGGCCGGTCCACCGTCGTCTTCACCACCAGCCCCGCCCTGCTCGGCCGGGCCGACCACGTCGTCCACGTGGAGGACGGCGCGGCGACCGCCACGGGCCGGCACGACGAACTGATCACCGACGTCCGTTACCGCGCCACCGTCACCCGAGAGGCGGCGGTGTGACCACCACGGCCACGACGACGACCACCACCAGGGCCGGCGCCGATGCGGGCCGCCGCCCCCTGCCCGTAGCGACCAGCGTCGAAGTGCGCTCCCACGCACGGCGACTGATGCTGCGTCACCCACGGGAGCTCCTCGGCTCCCTGCTTCTGCACTGCCTCGCCACGGCCGCCGGCCTCGTCGCCCCCCAACTGCTCGGCCGTCTCGTCGAGAACGCGGGCCGCGGCGCCGACGACATCGGACGGTTCGCCCTGGGGATCTGCGCCGCCGTCACCCTTCAGGCCGCCCTGACCGGCTACGCGATCCGGGCGTCGCTGCGCCTCGGCGAGAAGGTCCTCGCCCGGCTGCGGGAGGAGTTCATCGACCGGGCGCTGTCGCTCCCCCTTCCCCTCGTCGAGCGCATCGGACCGGGGGAGCTGCTCACGCGCACCACGCGCGACGTCGACGTCCTCGCCACCACCGTCCAACTCGCTGTCCCCGACACCCTCGTGGCCGGGGCGACGATCGCACTGACCCTCGGCGCCCTCCTCCTGACCGCCCCCGTGCTCGCGCTGCCGTGTCTGATCGCGGTGCCGGTGCTGTGGGTGTCCACCCGCTGGTACCTGCGCCGGGCACGATCGGGCTATCTGCGCGCGAACGCCTCCTACGCGCGGCTGACGGACGGGCTCAGCGAAACGGTCGACGGCGCACGCACCGTCGACGCGCTGCGCCTGGGCGAGCGACGGCTGCAGCGCGTCGCCGAGGACATCGCGGAGTCGTACGCGGCCGAGCGCCGGACCCTGCGTCTGCGCAGCGTCTACCTGCCCGTCGCGGACACCGGGTACGCCCTGCCCGTGGTCGCCACCCTGCTCGTCGGCGGACTTCTGTACCTGCGCGGACACGTCTCCCTCGCCGAGGTCACGGCGGCCTGCCTCTACGTGCAGCAACTCACCGGGCCGGTGGACCGGTTCCTGTTCTGGATGGACGAACTCCAGGTCGGCGGCGCCTCCCTGGCCCGCATCCTCGGTGTGCGGCCTCCCGACGCCCGCCGGCGCCCGGCGCAGCCCGCCGCGGACGCCGAGGCGCCGGCCGGCGGTGACCTCGTCACCGAGGGGGTCCGGTACGCGTACCGGGCCGGACACGACGTGCTGCACGACATCGATCTGCGGGTCGCCGCCGGTGAACGGCTCGCCGTCGTCGGCCCGTCCGGCGCGGGCAAGAGCACACTCGGCCGTCTTCTGGCCGGCGTGCACGACCCCACGGCGGGCTCGGTCTCCCTCGGCGGCACCGCCCTCCTCGACCTCCCGCCGAGCCGACTGCGCCGGTCCGTGGCACTGGTCACCCAGGAGCACCATGTGTTCCGGGGCACGCTGCGCGACAACCTGCTGATCGCCCGGCCCGACGCGCAGGAGACCGACCTGAGACGGGCCCTCGCGGTCGTGGACGCCGAGGAGTGGAGCGCCGGTCTGGGCGGCCTGGACGCCGAAGTGGGCTCCGGAGCGGCCGCGCTCACCCCCGACCAGGCACAGCAACTCGCCCTGGCCCGCCTGGTCCTCGCCGATCCGCAGACGGTCGTCCTCGACGAGGCCACGTCCCTGCTGTCCCCCCATGCGGCACGCCGCCTGGAACGCACCCTCGCCCGCGTACTGGCCGGACGCACCGTCATCGCCATCGCGCACCGGCTGCACACGGCGCACGACGCCGACCGCATCGTCGTCATGGAGTCCGGAAGGATCAGCGAGACGGGAACCCACCACGAACTCGTCACGCGCGACGGCCCCTACGCCCGCCTGTGGTCGACCTGGCACACGGCCGACCGCAGCGACACCCCCGCCGCGACGGCAGGCGGCACCCCGTCGTAACGCCGGACGGCATGACGCCCTCGGACCCCACTGCCACCCCGGTCGAGCCGGGGAAAGGGGCATGGACGTCAGCCGTAGGCCGTTGTGGCCAAACAAGGGGAGATGATGATCGACTACCGCAAGGGGACCGTTCCGGTGTGGATGCTGGCGACCGGTGACGTCCAGATGCCCGCACTGTCGCGGCCAACGGCCGCACCACGGACGTGGCGATCGAGATCGTCCGCGACAGGGACGGCTCCGTGGTCGTGTTCCCCACGCTGCCCGCCGAGGCGTAGGCGCGCCGCACTCACGGGGTGAGTGGTGGGCTCGCACCGTCATCGGCTGTTCTACGCCCGGCGACGATACGACCAGTGCCTTTCAGGGCGTACCCGAACGGGCAGAAAGCGATATGCCGTTCTGATGACCGATCAGGCGCCACATGCATAGAGTCAAGCCATGGTGAGGCTGGTGACGCTGCGGGGGTACCTTCTCGAAGAGGTCCTCGCCTGGCTGCTGCGGTCCAGTGGGTACCGTCTGCTGACGGAACGGGACGACCCGGCCCGACCGCCGTGGAAGGTGTTGGAGAAACGCAAACACGGACTGGTGGTGCGGGGGCGCGGGGCCTGGCATCAGGCGGACGCTCTGGGCGAGTTCCAGTACGTGCCGCCGTTCTCACTCCCGATCCGTCTGTTCGCCGAGGCGAAGTTCACCCGCCTCAAGGTCGGTCTCCCCACCGTGCGCAACGGCCATGGTGTCGTGCATGACCTCAACGAAAACGTCGTCACCACGCTGAGCGGCGGCTCCGGACCGCGCCGCCCGAGGGTGCGCTATCACTACAGCTACGCGATCTTCTCGACGTCAGGGTTCACCCAGGATGCCCAGGAGTTCGCACTGGCCCATCAGATCTCCCTCATCGACCTGTCGCTGCCCGACTTCCAGCCGCTGTGCGACCTGGTGAGTGTGGCGTCCGAGTCGGTCCACGACGCCATGAGTTCGATGCCGCCTAGTGAGCGGCCTACCGTGTACGAGATTCGCAACTACCTGCGTCGGCATCTGTTGGAGCTGTGGGACGAGCCCGCAGCCGAAGATCCCTCGGTGACCGATCCGCTCGACGCGTTGGCGGCGGGCCTGCACCGCCGGTCGTCGTTGGGACTCGTCCTGGGCTTTCCCGCTGCTCCGTTCGTCCTCGGGCTCGTCTCCAGAGATCTCCGTGCCTTTGTCCGGCACGCCCGGGAGCACCCCACTCACGCCGTCCGCGTGCACAGGAGCCAACGGTCGGTGGGACATCCCGTGTGGCTGATCGAACCGCGCGGAGGCCATGCCTACAGGCTGACCTTCAGTCTGCCGGAGCAGGTGGAGGCATGGATCCTTGACCAGGAGGAGGGATCACGGTCCCGCACTCACTGGATGACGCGGAACCTCCTCGCCGCCATCACCATGTACTGGGTCGACGAACACCACACCCACACCTTCCAGCTTCAGTACAGCGCGAGTGAGTTCCGGGAGGTCAGCGGGAGGCGGGAACCGTCCTTCAACGACTTCGGTGAGGCACCGGACCTCTTCTGATCCCAGGGGCGTGGCCATCCCGGCGCCGGCCGCCGTCCCGCGTGGCGGAGCGCGGAGAGTTGCTCGCGTTCCTGTACGGCCACGTTGGTGGGGAGGGCGTCGGCGAGGGCCCGGGCTCGGCTGAGCACGTAACGCGCCGCGTGCCAGCGCTTGCTGTTGATCGCGGTGCGGGCCACCCCGATGGTCTGCTGCAACGCCTTGATCTTCGCGGGCTGCCGCCGGGGTATCGGAGACTCCGCCCCGCTGCTCCGCCGCTGCCCGGCGGCACGGGTCCCCCAGTCAGCACCCGACGTCAGGACGACGGCCGCACGGGGATTACTGCTCTGGCTATGAACACCCGGACACCCGCCGCGGAGCCCGAGGCGAGATATCCGGCGGGTCGAGCAGTCCCTCTCTTCTGTTCGGATGTGATCGGGCGTGGTCGTTCGTATTCGAGGGTGTTCTGAATCGTTGACTGCGGGTCCGATCGCGGGATGAGGTGGCCTTTCCACCACCTCACGGAGGAAGCGATGACGCCCAGCGAGGATCGGGGCCGGTCCCCGTACACGGGATGGACCAGAGACCACTGGACCGATCTCGCCGACCGGATGCTCGCGGCGGTCGATCCGTACCGCTCCCCACGCGGGGCCCGGATCGAACTGCCCGGTCCGGCGAGCCGCTACGGCCCGGTCTCCGACGGCCTGGAAGGCTTCGCCCGTACCTTCCTGCTCGCCGGTTTCCGCGTCGCCGGAGAGCACGGCGCCGACCCCGCGAACCTGCTGGAACGGTATGCACAGGGCTTGGCGGCGGGCACCGACCCCCACTCACCGGAGGCCTGGCCCCGCCCGGACGAACTCGACCAGGCCAAGGTCGAGGCCGCCTCCATCGCGCTGGTGCTGCAACTGACCAGGCCCTGGCTGTGGGACCAGCTCGACGAAGAGGTGCGGGAACGCGTCGTCGGATGGCTGGGGGCCGTCGTGAACCAGCCCTATCCGCCCATCAACTGGGTCTGGTTCCGGATCGTGGTGGAGTCCTTCCTGCGCGAGGTCGGCGGACCGTGGTCGGCCGCCGACATCGAGGAGGACCTGGCCGTCCACGCCTCGCTGCGCCGCCCCGGCGGCTGGCTCAGCGACGGACAGGAACGGGCCTACGATCACTACACCGGCTGGGCGCTGCACCTCTACCCGCTGCTGTGGACCCACCTGTTCGACGTCACCGGCACCCTGGTTGCGCCGTCCCTGCGCCGGACCTGGGCCGACGACCTCGCCCGCTATCTCGACGACGCGGTACGCCTGGTCGGCACGGACGGCTCCCCGCTGTTGCAGGGCCGCAGCCTGATCTACCGTTTCGCCGCCGCGGCGCCCTTCTGGGTCGGCGCGATCACCGGCACCGGCGGGCAGCCGCCCGGCCTGGTGCGCAGGGTGACCAGCGGCATCGTCCGGCACTTCACCGACCATGGGGCCCCCGACCGGGAAGGACTCCTCGGCCCGGGCTGGCACGCCGCCTGGCCCGCCATGCGGCAGGCGTACTCCGGGCCCGGCTCGCCGTACTGGGCGACCAAGGGCATGCTCGGGCTGATGCTGCCCGCGGAGCACCCGGTGTGGACGGCCCCCGAGAGGCCGCTGCCGGTGGAGACCGGGGACGTGGCCCGGGTGATCGAGGCCCCCGGCTGGCTGCTCGGCGCCCGGCGCGACGACGGCATCGCGCTGGTGCTCAACCACGGCACCGACCACGCGAGCCCCGGCGACCTGCGCGCGGACTCACCGCTGTACGCGCGGCTGGGCTACTCCACGGCCACCGTTCCGCCGCTGGTCGGCGCGGGGGTGACGGACCCGGTGGACAACGCGGTCGTGGTGCTCGACGACGCCGGCCGGGCCGGCCATCGCAGCGGGTTCGAGACCCTGTTCGCCCGTGAGCTCCCCGGCGGAGTCCTCACCGCCGCCTCCCGGGGGCCGGTGCGCTGGGTCGACAGCGACGCCGACGACGCACCCGACCACGGCTCCGGCCGCAGCGGCCCGACGAGGCCCGGCCCGGTGATCACCGTCGCCTCGGTGCTGCGGGCGGGGACGGAGATCCGGCTGGTCAGGGTCGACCCGCCGCCGACGCGAACGGACTCCACCTGGCGCTCGGTCCGCCTCGGCGGCTGGCCGCTGGCCGCCGACCTCCAGCCCCGCACCCGATCGGGCGCCCACGGCTGGCAGGGCCCGTACGCCGAGGCGCGCACGGTGTCCCTGCGCTCGCGGCTCTGCGGCCTTCGCGGGCTGCACCACGGCGGAGTCGCCGTCACGAAGGACGACAGCCCGCTCGGCAGCCGCACCGCTACGCCGTGGCTGGCCACGGACGGCGTGCCGTACGGCGAGGTGCTCGCCGCGACGGTGCTCCTCGACCGGGGCTCAGCGGACGTACCCGTCCCTGCCCTCGCCCTCGCCGTGCACCCCACTCCCGACGGCGGCCACCAAGCCGTACTCACCTGGCCGGACGGTCACACCACCCGCGTCGAACTGCCCGCCGCCGGGGCGCGGTGACGTCGGCGTCCTGTCCGCAGCCGGGGCGCGGTGTCGTCCTCGTCCTGACCGCCGTCCGGGCGCGGTGACGTCGGCGTCCTGATCGCCGTCCGGTCACAGTGACGTCGTTCTCCTGACCGAGGAGTCGCGCAGGATCAGTTCCGGCAGGATGAGCACGCGCTGCGGCGGACGGCGCCTGCCCTCCTTGAGGCGGGAGACCATCATCTCGACCGCCGTCCGGCCGACACGGGCCTTGGGCGGGCGGACGGCCGTGATGGCCGGCTCGGCGAGATGGGCGACCTCGTCGTCGTAGCCGACCAGGGCGATGTCGTCCGGGATGGCGACGCCCTGCTCGGAGAGGTACTGGGCGATGGAGATGGCGTCGGGGTCGCTGTGCACGATCAGCGCGGTGATCCGGTACCTGCGGCACCGCTCCAGGATGTCCTCGATGGCCTGCCGGTGGCCCGGCTCGTAGAGGGCCACCCCCGCGCGGACCACGAAGTCGTCGGGCAGACCGAGTTCCCCGCAGGCCTTGTGCCAGCCCTGGACGAGGTGGACCGAGGTCGGGCTGCCCTTGGACAGCACCAGCCCGATCCGGCCGTGCCCGTGCTCGTGGAGGTGACGCACGGCCATCTCCAGACCGAGCGCGTGGTCGCTGCGCACCCATTCCAGCTGGCGCGGGGTCGGCGTCCAGGAGGAGGTCTGCCGCTCCACCAGGACGGTCGGCACCGGCAGATCGCCGATCCAGTCGATCATCTCGTCGACACCGTCCCCGTCCTCCAGATTGGGGGCCAGCAGCAGCCCCTGCACCTGCTTGGCCTCGACCAGCCGGCTGATCTGCCGGCGGTCCTCGGCCTGGTCGTAGCTGGATCCGCGCAGCTGGAGCTGGACACCGAGAACGGCGGCGGCCGCGCGGGCGCCGCTGACCACCTGTGGCCAGTAATAGTCCAACGACGGCACGACCATCCCGATGGAGAAGGGGGTCGCCGCCGGGCGGGCGCGGCGCGCCTGAGCCTGCGCCGAGTCGAGTTCGGTCGGCAGGGTGGCACCCCCGTGCACCTTCGTCAGCAGGCCGCGCGCGGCGAGTGCGGCGATGTCGCGGCGGACCGTCAGCTCGCTGACCTCCAGGAGTTGTGCCAGGTCACGAACGCGTACAGCGCCATGCAGACGCAGCTCGTCCATGAGTCGCTCTCTGCGTTGAAGAGCGAACGGCCGGTCTTCGGTCATCGACAGCCCCGTCGTGGTCGGCCGGCTTCTGCCGCCGAGATGATCTGTTCGAGCATGAACTTTTTGGTTCGCTCGCGTTCGGAGTGTAGTGAACGTGTGCTTCCGACCACTATCTCTGTTCCCACGGCGCAATCAAGCCAACC
It includes:
- a CDS encoding ABC transporter ATP-binding protein, translated to MRHFPEADPGRPDIRSPRRYLLWLALEQRAPALGALAYGVVCTLAQALVPLALGKGIDEGLVHRDERALLWWGSAILALGVLQAITGTLRDRCSLTNRLGASYRTMQLVTGKAVDLGVELPRRVSTGSVVSVGTTDLTRIGAALESTARGSGAVVSIVMVAALMLTQSLRLGLICLVGVPLIAWAAARLVRLLHRAQHELRTEQGHLADLSVDIVSGLRVLRGIGGEDVFSSRYRDQSQRVRALGVRVASVEGRVAAGRLLLPGLLTTAIVWQGAELVAGGTMSAGALVAFYGYAVFLAEQLRRATGMLDQLTRGAVSAEHVTGFLALDRHLHDGPLPAPAGDGTLHDPDTKITLPGGGLTAVACAVAADALPIAERLGRYTESSGTALDGVPLRELSLNEVRRNILIVDHGSRLFAGTLRDQLDPHGTAATAPDRLRHALDAACARDVVDALPDGLDQQITGSGDFSGGQLQRLVLVRALLMDPEVLILIEPTSALDAHTEGRIAERLGGYRAGRSTVVFTTSPALLGRADHVVHVEDGAATATGRHDELITDVRYRATVTREAAV
- a CDS encoding ABC transporter ATP-binding protein, with product MLRHPRELLGSLLLHCLATAAGLVAPQLLGRLVENAGRGADDIGRFALGICAAVTLQAALTGYAIRASLRLGEKVLARLREEFIDRALSLPLPLVERIGPGELLTRTTRDVDVLATTVQLAVPDTLVAGATIALTLGALLLTAPVLALPCLIAVPVLWVSTRWYLRRARSGYLRANASYARLTDGLSETVDGARTVDALRLGERRLQRVAEDIAESYAAERRTLRLRSVYLPVADTGYALPVVATLLVGGLLYLRGHVSLAEVTAACLYVQQLTGPVDRFLFWMDELQVGGASLARILGVRPPDARRRPAQPAADAEAPAGGDLVTEGVRYAYRAGHDVLHDIDLRVAAGERLAVVGPSGAGKSTLGRLLAGVHDPTAGSVSLGGTALLDLPPSRLRRSVALVTQEHHVFRGTLRDNLLIARPDAQETDLRRALAVVDAEEWSAGLGGLDAEVGSGAAALTPDQAQQLALARLVLADPQTVVLDEATSLLSPHAARRLERTLARVLAGRTVIAIAHRLHTAHDADRIVVMESGRISETGTHHELVTRDGPYARLWSTWHTADRSDTPAATAGGTPS
- a CDS encoding DUF2264 domain-containing protein; translation: MTPSEDRGRSPYTGWTRDHWTDLADRMLAAVDPYRSPRGARIELPGPASRYGPVSDGLEGFARTFLLAGFRVAGEHGADPANLLERYAQGLAAGTDPHSPEAWPRPDELDQAKVEAASIALVLQLTRPWLWDQLDEEVRERVVGWLGAVVNQPYPPINWVWFRIVVESFLREVGGPWSAADIEEDLAVHASLRRPGGWLSDGQERAYDHYTGWALHLYPLLWTHLFDVTGTLVAPSLRRTWADDLARYLDDAVRLVGTDGSPLLQGRSLIYRFAAAAPFWVGAITGTGGQPPGLVRRVTSGIVRHFTDHGAPDREGLLGPGWHAAWPAMRQAYSGPGSPYWATKGMLGLMLPAEHPVWTAPERPLPVETGDVARVIEAPGWLLGARRDDGIALVLNHGTDHASPGDLRADSPLYARLGYSTATVPPLVGAGVTDPVDNAVVVLDDAGRAGHRSGFETLFARELPGGVLTAASRGPVRWVDSDADDAPDHGSGRSGPTRPGPVITVASVLRAGTEIRLVRVDPPPTRTDSTWRSVRLGGWPLAADLQPRTRSGAHGWQGPYAEARTVSLRSRLCGLRGLHHGGVAVTKDDSPLGSRTATPWLATDGVPYGEVLAATVLLDRGSADVPVPALALAVHPTPDGGHQAVLTWPDGHTTRVELPAAGAR
- a CDS encoding substrate-binding domain-containing protein, with product MTEDRPFALQRRERLMDELRLHGAVRVRDLAQLLEVSELTVRRDIAALAARGLLTKVHGGATLPTELDSAQAQARRARPAATPFSIGMVVPSLDYYWPQVVSGARAAAAVLGVQLQLRGSSYDQAEDRRQISRLVEAKQVQGLLLAPNLEDGDGVDEMIDWIGDLPVPTVLVERQTSSWTPTPRQLEWVRSDHALGLEMAVRHLHEHGHGRIGLVLSKGSPTSVHLVQGWHKACGELGLPDDFVVRAGVALYEPGHRQAIEDILERCRRYRITALIVHSDPDAISIAQYLSEQGVAIPDDIALVGYDDEVAHLAEPAITAVRPPKARVGRTAVEMMVSRLKEGRRRPPQRVLILPELILRDSSVRRTTSL